The Candidatus Hydrogenedentota bacterium region CTGATACCTTCCGCGCGGCGGCGGCGGAACAGCTTGCCATTTGGGCGGAGCGATCGGGAGCCGGCCTCATACGCCACCAAGAAGGAGCCGATCCGGGAGCCGTTGCTTACGATACGGTGGATGCCGGCATGGCGCGTAAGGTGGATAACGTTATCATTGACACGGCAGGCAGACTGCACACCAAAGTGAATTTGATGGAAGAACTGAAGAAGGTGCATCGCGTGATCGGGAAACGGCAGCCGGGCGCGCCCCATGAGGTCTTGCTCGTATTGGACGCTACGACCGGTCAAAATGGCTTACAACAGGCAAAACAGTTTACCGACGCTTTAAAAGTGGATGGTATTGTATTGACCAAACTGGATGGTACTGCGAAGGGCGGTATGGCTATCGCTATATATAAGCAACTGGGCATTCCTATCAAGATGATTGGTGTGGGGGAAGGCATTGAGGATCTGCAGCCTTTCAATGCGAAAGAATTTGCGACTGCCTTATTTGATTAGGCTTCTGTAGAGGACGGCGGTGCATTACGGCTTTCCAAGAGTTGACGCACTTCTTTGCTTGAGCGGCGATAGTATTCGCGGCCAAGGGTTATACATGCTGCAAGGAGTCCCATGCGCCACAGTTCATCCAAAAACGCTTCTTTTTGCACGTCACTTAAAGAATTCCAATCGGGGAAAACAATCATACATTCTTTGGTGTGCCCATACTGTTCGGTCAGTTGTGTAATGGTCTCTTGAGCGCCGGGTTGTACCCAGCCCCAATTCAAGCGCAAGCGTTGCTGTCCTACCCGTCTTAGCGGGTAGGGCCCCGACTTCCCCGCATTTTTAAAGGCAGATTCTCGTTTGCTGATTGCTTCCACAACAGGCTGCGGCAGCGCGTAATGACAGACCACATCAAGACAAGAAAAATGATGGCGTGTTATGCCGAAGCGATGGGGCAAGACCAACACTTCCCGGACGGGTATGAGACGTGCCACCCAAGGCTGCGGGACGAAGAGTACTGTGCCCGATACTTCACGGACCGGATAACCGTCGCAGTAATCCATATTCAGATAGAGTCCGTCGGGCGTAACTTTCATAAACCAAGACTGGTTATTGTTTTTACGGCGCACCCAAGTCCAGTAAAGAAATATCAATCCGAGCAGGAGCGGGAAGATCGCTGCAATACCGGCGAGATCATCGCGCTTTATTAAGACGATACACAGGGCGAGGAAACAAAAACCAAGCCCCACAAATAGTAGACCCCGCCAGGACGCATCATCAAAGGTATGGGTAACACTGCGATGTTGGACTTGTTCGTGAGCAATGAGTTTCATGGTTTAAAAGATCTCTGCATCTTTTACGCCTTTCCGGCAGACCAAAGATATCAAGGCTGCTTAAAGCCGCGCATGAGCTCTCTAATCTTGTCCATCACTTCTTGGCTTAGGGTGAATACACCGGCACGGGTGGAGCATTGCGCGTAGCGTTCGCTGGCGTTGTCGGGGCACACAGAACCAATAGTAACACGGTGTTTAGGTGAGGTCGCGTTTGGTTGCTCTTCAAAGCCGAGTTCAATCGAGAAAAGAGGTGTGTCCAGCCCGTAGATACTCAGGTCGTCCGCAACATCTTCCACGATGCTTTCCGCTTTCAAGGGGGAAAAGAGGCTGAGCAAGTTTTCCGCATCGCTCTGGTTTTGAAGTTGGAAGCCTGCCGGCGCGACAGCGCTCCACACGCCATGACGCTTCACGAGCGTATAGTCCACGGCATCAAAATGCAGCTGAAAGGAGCTAAGATCATTTTTGTTGAAGCGTAAGAGTTCCATAGACAGGAAGGTATCGGCGTCAATCAACAACATTTTAACGGCAACCCCTTCTAAGGACACGATGCCGCCGCTATCTTGGCGCGCGTAATAATGGCCCGCCTCCTTGCCCGGGTAGAGCAAAATCTCGGAGTGTTCATCATTGTCGAAGCGCAGGCTTATGACCGCTTCCGGTGCGGGCAGCGCGGCTTCCACAGCAGGATCATCCATGAATTCATTACCCGTTGCCTCTTTGATATACCGTAAAAAGGCGTTGACCGCAAATTCGTTGATTGATTCTAATGGTGGCGCGGTGATCTGCCAAGAGCCTGTGTCGCTCCGTTCCATGCTAAGCTGGGTATCGCCTCGGCTATAATGGAGCTCGGCAATGTCGGTGAGCCGACGCGTTAAGAGGCGGAGATCGCGCCATTCCGAAACGCTCACAGGGAATAGGGTGTGGAGCGGATCTTCAATGATGGAGACGGCTTGCTGACCGGCAACCTGCACGAATAATCCTTTGCTTTCAGGGCTTTCATCGGGGAGTCCTACGAATACAGTGCGCATCTCGCCGCCATTAGCATCTTGAAAACTGATGCGTGCTCGGGGCGGATCCAATCCATAATCGGACAGGCTTTCCGGTGTGTCCACGTAGGCTTTACAGACTGCGAATTGCAGTGCTTCCGCCAATGCCTCCACTTTTTCATAATGGG contains the following coding sequences:
- a CDS encoding DUF4340 domain-containing protein encodes the protein MKLRQNLILVFILILLLALYGLFQYSQKHRSEQQVLAKQLFSFAPESITQLSIARIGEAPSEAERVTEDLWHITEPNETITPFHAMWNRVALHLANLMNEHTVADSPQDLSSYGLDIPALTIRAALADGNHLEMVFGDLEPSDRFRYARLNSGPLFLVSKNSFFELDRSLFDLRHRYLVENREVPLLKLDFAWIWTEAAAEKDGHPIEPGQESTAIIVERSDPQAPWRVTAPFEASAHYEKVEALAEALQFAVCKAYVDTPESLSDYGLDPPRARISFQDANGGEMRTVFVGLPDESPESKGLFVQVAGQQAVSIIEDPLHTLFPVSVSEWRDLRLLTRRLTDIAELHYSRGDTQLSMERSDTGSWQITAPPLESINEFAVNAFLRYIKEATGNEFMDDPAVEAALPAPEAVISLRFDNDEHSEILLYPGKEAGHYYARQDSGGIVSLEGVAVKMLLIDADTFLSMELLRFNKNDLSSFQLHFDAVDYTLVKRHGVWSAVAPAGFQLQNQSDAENLLSLFSPLKAESIVEDVADDLSIYGLDTPLFSIELGFEEQPNATSPKHRVTIGSVCPDNASERYAQCSTRAGVFTLSQEVMDKIRELMRGFKQP
- the ftsY gene encoding signal recognition particle-docking protein FtsY; amino-acid sequence: MSERGFFSRLKSGLGKTRNGLMGGIKRIFSGHTVLDQELFERLEESLIGADVGVETSLQMISDLQDRMKKEGIKETSTLLEILKEEITSLLSQNEGDCNWQCDGEPHVMLVAGVNGSGKTTTAGKIAYILAQQKRSVLLGAADTFRAAAAEQLAIWAERSGAGLIRHQEGADPGAVAYDTVDAGMARKVDNVIIDTAGRLHTKVNLMEELKKVHRVIGKRQPGAPHEVLLVLDATTGQNGLQQAKQFTDALKVDGIVLTKLDGTAKGGMAIAIYKQLGIPIKMIGVGEGIEDLQPFNAKEFATALFD